The following coding sequences lie in one Rutidosis leptorrhynchoides isolate AG116_Rl617_1_P2 chromosome 6, CSIRO_AGI_Rlap_v1, whole genome shotgun sequence genomic window:
- the LOC139855026 gene encoding uncharacterized protein: MKVKIEDWKNKYLSFAGRVQLITYVLASMQVYWSSVFILPDKVIKDMEKIMRGFFWCQGDMKKGKAKVKWADVCIPKEEGGLGIKSLKSRNVALMASMFGILSLISKHYGTSAWYDSWNDFGPLAATISHREMHRHSFTEATRVCDLHNQHNWLWPVNWILNYPMMAAIPFPDVTNEDKVYWRNFDGFLGQFSSKIAWDTLRPHASVVVWYHMVWFSSSIPHHAFILWLLMKEKLKTQDKMRPWDLGNANTSNLVCSLCNLQQDSHDHLFFQCGYSKLVWHKMKSHIPIPGISDEWKEIIAKIAPIAHRKVARIVVAKLIFSASVYFIWLERNARIFKGEKRDLDKLVNIIFGTVRLKLMSVRFKNSQHVRNMKIAWQI, translated from the exons ATGAAAGTGAAGATTGAAGACTGGAAGAACAAGTATCTTTCATTTGCAGGAAGAGTTCAACTTATAACCTATGTTCTTGCTTCCATGCAGGTCTATTGGTCTTCTGTTTTTATTTTACCTGATAAAGTAATCAAGGATATGGAGAAGATCATGCGTGGTTTTTTTTGGTGTCAAGGTGACATGAAGAAAGGAAAGGCCAAGGTTAAATGGGCGGATGTTTGTATTCCGAAGGAAGAGGGTGGTTTGGGTATCAAGAGTTTAAAATCTCGGAATGTGGCTCTTATGGCTTCAATGTTTGGAATATTGTCACTCATAAGCAAACACTATGG TACCTCGGCGTGGTATGATTCGTGGAATGATTTTGGGCCGCTAGCTGCTACTATCTCTCATAGAGAGATGCATCGTCACTCATTCACAGAGGCTACAAGGGTTTGTGATCTACATAACCAACATAATTGGTTATGGCCTGTTAATTGGATCCTTAATTACCCAATGATGGCTGCTATTCCATTTCCTGATGTAACAAACGAGGACAAGGTCTATTGGCGTAATTTTGATGGTTTTTTGGGGCAATTTTCGTCCAAAATAGCATGGGACACTTTAAGACCGCATGCAAGTGTCGTGGTATGGTACCATATGGTTTGGTTCTCGAGTAGTATCCCTCATCATGCTTTCATTTTATGGTTATTAATGAAGGAAAAGTTAAAGACTCAAGACAAGATGAGACCATGGGATTTGGGTAATGCGAATACTAGTAATTTGGTGTGCTCCTTATGTAATTTGCAGCAAGATTCACATGATCACTTGTTTTTCCAATGTGGCTACTCGAAGCTAGTGTGGCATAAGATGAAAAGTCACATTCCTATTCCGGGTATTAGTGATGAATGGAAGGAGATTATCGCTAAAATTGCTCCTATAGCTCATAGAAAAGTGGCGCGTATCGTGGTGGCGAAGCTTATCTTTAGTGCATCAGTCTATTTCATATGGCTCGAACGAAACGCTAGGATTTTCAAAGGTGAAAAGCGGGATCTGGACAAGCTCGTCAATATCATATTTGGGACCGTTAGGTTGAAACTGATGTCAGTCAGATTCAAGAACTCTCAACATGTTAGGAATATGAAGATAGCATGGCAAATTTAA